From the Cohaesibacter sp. ES.047 genome, one window contains:
- the istB gene encoding IS21-like element helper ATPase IstB produces MLTHPTLNQMAALGMTGMAQAWKSLNEQDPGQSLDRNEWLGLMLDQEVASRADKRFANRLRNAKMRFPDACIEDISFAANRGLDQSKILSLAQGDWIKAHEQIILTGQTGTGKTWLACAFGRQSARLDYSVFYVRMPRLFEDMAMARLDGRFPRLVDKLARVQLLILDDWRTHSLTDQQRLDLLELFEERYQRKSTIITAQLPVSAWHEMIGEPTIADAILDQIIHNAHRIELKGESMRRSEENQNLTQQTEQKTINPQT; encoded by the coding sequence ATGCTGACACACCCGACATTGAACCAAATGGCCGCACTCGGCATGACCGGAATGGCACAAGCTTGGAAGAGCCTGAATGAACAAGATCCTGGGCAATCCCTAGATCGGAATGAATGGCTTGGCCTTATGCTCGACCAGGAAGTAGCATCCCGAGCCGACAAGCGTTTTGCCAACAGGCTGCGCAATGCAAAAATGCGCTTTCCTGATGCATGCATCGAAGACATCAGCTTCGCTGCCAATCGTGGCCTTGATCAGAGCAAAATCCTTTCTCTCGCTCAAGGAGACTGGATTAAGGCTCATGAACAAATCATTCTCACAGGGCAAACCGGAACCGGCAAAACATGGCTCGCCTGCGCCTTCGGACGCCAATCCGCCAGGCTCGACTATTCCGTCTTTTATGTCAGAATGCCCCGCCTGTTTGAGGACATGGCCATGGCCCGTCTCGATGGGCGCTTTCCAAGGCTGGTCGACAAACTTGCTCGCGTCCAGTTGCTCATCCTGGATGACTGGAGAACCCATTCGCTCACAGACCAGCAGCGCCTCGATCTGCTCGAGCTCTTCGAGGAAAGATACCAACGCAAATCAACCATCATCACGGCTCAACTTCCCGTTTCGGCATGGCACGAGATGATCGGCGAGCCGACAATTGCCGATGCCATCCTTGATCAAATTATTCACAATGCGCACCGAATAGAGCTCAAAGGGGAAAGTATGAGGCGATCAGAAGAAAATCAGAACTTGACCCAACAAACAGAACAGAAAACCATCAATCCACAAACCTGA
- the istA gene encoding IS21 family transposase, with amino-acid sequence MPRRKQVRRTTVQDIREILRLTHDPGLSTREVSARMKLSKTTVATYLHRARDAGLNSWPIPADRDDDEQLRAALFQNVGRPPRDDAEPDWRHIATELKRKGVTLTLLWEEYRAVHPEGYGYTWFCTRFREFECRANPRFRNRHEAGAAIQTDYAGHTIPVFDPATGEAYQAQIFVAVLGASNYTFAWASRSQKLPDWIDAQVRSLKFFGGVTKAIICDNLKAAVATPLWFEPSLTATFEAMATHYDTTILPTRPRKPRDKAKVEGAVLIVERWILARLRNQQFFSIEALNNTIAELLVVLNNKQMRRIGRSRKELFEEIERPALRLLPDTPFEYAEWKRAKVHLDYHVEILRGFYSVPHKLIGRQVDVRLTHRVVEIFCNHERVAVHQRRRDRGGHSTITQHMPKAHQRHAGMTPQTLVAQAARIGYHTALLVERLMRDRPHPEQGFRSALGGVSLQRRFGTDRLEAACQRALTCETVRYKSVQSILVSGLDKAPAHQEPAPPAPSHDNIRGATYYQ; translated from the coding sequence ATGCCCCGACGCAAGCAAGTGAGGCGCACGACTGTGCAAGATATACGAGAGATATTACGGCTGACGCATGATCCGGGGCTTTCTACACGAGAGGTCTCTGCGCGAATGAAGCTGAGCAAGACAACCGTTGCCACCTACCTTCACCGAGCCCGTGACGCTGGCTTGAACAGCTGGCCAATACCAGCCGATCGCGATGATGACGAGCAATTGCGGGCAGCCCTGTTTCAGAATGTAGGTCGACCACCGCGTGACGATGCAGAACCTGATTGGCGCCATATTGCGACGGAATTGAAGCGCAAGGGTGTGACCCTGACCTTGCTCTGGGAGGAATATAGGGCGGTCCATCCCGAAGGTTACGGCTATACTTGGTTCTGCACTCGTTTCAGGGAATTCGAGTGCCGGGCCAATCCCCGTTTTCGCAACCGGCATGAAGCGGGTGCGGCCATTCAGACCGATTATGCCGGCCACACTATTCCGGTTTTTGATCCTGCGACCGGAGAGGCATATCAGGCCCAGATTTTCGTCGCAGTCCTCGGAGCCTCGAACTACACATTTGCCTGGGCCTCTCGAAGCCAGAAGCTGCCGGACTGGATTGATGCGCAAGTTCGGTCACTGAAGTTTTTCGGCGGCGTTACCAAGGCCATCATTTGCGACAATCTCAAGGCCGCCGTGGCCACACCATTGTGGTTCGAGCCATCGCTAACTGCCACCTTTGAAGCCATGGCAACCCATTACGACACGACCATTTTGCCGACACGACCACGTAAGCCGCGCGACAAGGCAAAGGTGGAAGGAGCGGTTCTGATTGTCGAACGTTGGATCCTGGCCCGGCTGCGCAATCAGCAATTCTTCTCGATTGAAGCGTTGAACAATACCATCGCGGAATTGCTGGTGGTGCTCAACAACAAGCAAATGCGGCGGATCGGAAGATCCCGCAAGGAACTGTTTGAAGAGATTGAACGGCCTGCCCTGCGTCTGTTGCCCGACACTCCATTTGAATATGCCGAATGGAAACGGGCCAAGGTGCATCTCGACTATCATGTCGAGATTTTACGAGGTTTCTATTCCGTCCCTCACAAGCTAATCGGACGGCAGGTTGATGTCCGGCTAACCCATCGTGTTGTCGAGATATTTTGCAATCATGAGCGGGTTGCAGTTCATCAGCGCAGGCGGGATCGGGGTGGCCATTCCACGATTACACAGCATATGCCCAAGGCCCACCAGCGTCACGCAGGCATGACGCCTCAAACCCTCGTCGCTCAGGCTGCCCGCATTGGATATCACACCGCCCTGTTGGTGGAACGCCTGATGCGAGATCGGCCACACCCCGAGCAGGGTTTCCGCTCGGCACTGGGGGGGGTGAGCCTACAACGCCGGTTCGGAACAGACAGACTGGAAGCAGCCTGTCAAAGGGCTCTGACATGCGAGACGGTCAGATACAAATCCGTTCAATCCATCCTGGTATCCGGTCTCGACAAGGCACCCGCGCACCAGGAACCCGCCCCTCCAGCACCGAGCCACGACAATATCCGAGGCGCAACCTACTACCAGTAA